A single region of the Dunckerocampus dactyliophorus isolate RoL2022-P2 chromosome 3, RoL_Ddac_1.1, whole genome shotgun sequence genome encodes:
- the LOC129178103 gene encoding CKLF-like MARVEL transmembrane domain-containing protein 3 produces the protein MGDIEAPNARQPSHSVLQSVLPSREFASSRKGMLLIAEVSVSFIDFVCFAASTAAAFVTVPLLEFLAALFLLFAYSTKFSERFKGFLWPLMDFMRCVTAAIIYFIISIIAVSKYVDGSSKAAGVFGFIATIAFALDFYLIFNELANFLKQGGGTSEDPSGQQDGDEFSDSDSD, from the exons ATGGGAGACATCGAAGCTCCCAACGCGAGGCAGCCGAGCCACAGCGTGCTGCAGTCCGTCCTCCCCAGCAGAGAATTTGCCTCCTCCAGGAAAGGAATGCTCCTCATTGCTGAAGTG TCTGTGTCCTTCATAGACTTTGTGTGCTTTGCCGCATCCACGGCAGCTGCCTTTGTGACAGTCCCCCTGCTGGAGTTCCTGGCTGCtctcttcctgctctttgcctACTCCACCAAATTCAGCGAGAGGTTTAAAGGCTTCCTGTGGCCTCTTATG GATTTTATGAGATGTGTGACTGCTGCTATCATCTACTTCATCATTTCCATCATTGCAGTATCCAAATATGTGGATGGTTCCTCCAAAGCTGCAGGG GTGTTCGGCTTCATTGCCACAATTGCGTTCGCTTTGGATTTTTATCTCATTTTCAATGAGCTTGCCAATTTCCTGAAGCAAGGAGGAGGGACCTCAGAGGACCCATCAGGACAGCAAGATGGTG ATGAATTTTCAGACTCGGATTCAGACTGA